The Accipiter gentilis chromosome Z, bAccGen1.1, whole genome shotgun sequence DNA window GAAAAGGCAAATCAAAACATATGCTTTTAATGTACTTTCCAGTCCCTGTTCAGAGGTCctagaaacaaacaacaaaaaaaatccagaaggtaAGGTAAAGACTGGCCTTTCAAAAAATAGATGAAGCATTTAGGGGAATCATTAGCGTTATCTTTTCATACAAGACCTGGGACAAATAATTGGGTATCATGACAGtaacagcagcaagaaaataattttgagctGACCCAAACAGAAATTGCATACAGCCCTTATCTTGGATTCACTTAGTGATTATGAAatcattttggtttaaaaattcaTAGTACCGGTTTCAGAGCTTGATTTTATCACTGTAATAACATCTTAGTTTCCCCCTCTAGGCTGCATAACTTCATATTATAATAGTCTTTGCAAGTTTTTTAAGAACTAGATTTGAAAAAGTGGTGGTAAATCTCTGGCTCCATCAAAGTAAAAAGCAGGCTTTGTGCTTGGCTTTCAAGGTTGATGGGTTTGATTCTGTACATTTTAGAAAGGTCTTAAAGAATCTTTTAAGCTCTAGACTGTTTCctgaaatgggggaaaaaatgttttctaaagggATTTAATAGGAAGGatacaaatgaaaaggaaaaaaaccacatcatacagcaagaaagcagctttctgtACTAGAGAACAGAGGACTTTTGTGACGGCATGCTGAAGGGAAAGACGAATAACTTCCAGACAGGGCATGCACACATTCTATAGGCATCCTTTTGACCCAGTTGCTGTAACATCCCTTTTCTGGCTATTATAGAAAATAGCCATGTCAAGTTGAGTGGGAGAGCTATCCGCCTTTTACTGCAGTTTTGCTTTCTTGATTAATCATCTTCCTGCTGTATTTACAGTATGCATTCTTTAACCAGCTATGTGACCAAAATCTCAGCATTTAAATAAAGACATCAGATAAACTGTCTTAGACCATGAAGAGCATGAAAGAACTAAAATAACACCGAATGCAGTCTGAATACAGATGTCTGCTTTGCTTAGTACTGCATTCTACTTACAAGGACAGGACCCATGGCATATTAACTAGTGTAGAGTCTGGTTTGGTGACAGTATAGTTGATAGTGGTAGCAAATGGCAAGAATGTTTTAATAGTGTtaaatttttgctattaaaactGGGAGAAAGTAACATTCACTGGAATAACAGCAAGATGAAGAATATTAGCTTTTGTTGAACATTGCAAATCTCAAGATTCTCTAATGATTTATGGTCTTGTTTCTTTACATTCTTGACTAGATTGGAGGACCTGCGAGTGAAGTTAGAGAATGAAGGACTGGTCAATATCTGGTATATGGTTGTCAACCATAAGGGAACTTATTCCCAGAGGAAATTTCACCTTCTGAAAGAAAGTGTTTCAGACCATATTACTGTCTACCAGCAAGATGAAGAGCAAGCTGATGTCTGGACTACCTTAAATGGAAACAAAGATGACTTTCTCATCTATGACAGGTCTGTGTTTAGGGGGGAAcacaggaaaatatttgcatgtatttaGAGTAGTGCTTTGTAAATCTCTATCTATTTCATTGATTTTCAAATAACCTGATTACCTCACAACCAAGACATCATAATCAACTGGGAAGTTGCACTAAGTAAAGTACTTGCATTTactggaaaaaggaaggaagctaCAAAAGAAAAGTCTGCTTTTGCTTAAGTAAGTTTGGgataaataaatttttctttataattaCTGTGGATTTAGAGTAATGTAACTAAGTGTAGAATTTGATAGCATGACTCTAGTctaacactgtttttattttcagacaaCTTCATTACAACCATGCACGTGAAAGTagaatcaaatgaaaaaaatttgagttctcatgaaaacattttgaCCAGAGGTTGTTGAAAATGTCATGTAGCCATATGGAAAAATTAGTCCTTAGGTGAAACTTTAAACTTTGGAAAAATATAGCTTTGTGATCACAGGATGCTGGGACATGTATCTTTTGGCAGAACCAGTAATAACCCTTTAGTTGAAATCctgattttttcagttttgatgtGATAGAAATTATTTGACAAGTCCTGCACTTCTAAAATGTCCATCCTAATTACTATTATGTTACTGTAACGAACATTCTCAGTTCATACTAAAGCATAATTAAGTTTAATAAACAATTagaaagttcctttttttttttggtaatatgaTGAAATGGAATGAATTAGCTAAATTAGGCTTGTGGGATGAAACTAGCACTGGAATGATCTTTAGAAAGTGATTGCATGTTACAGCAGCAAGTACACCTAACTATGGAAGTTTGCTGTTTTACGACAGACAAACAGAACAAAGCTGTATGTAGCCCGTGGAGGGGCCCCAAAGCTGACGCCTGGCCCATGGCATTTGAAAGGTTGAACAGTTTTGTGCTGTCAACACATAGGGTACACCTACACTATGAATTGGTTTGGCATTAGTTTGGCCACGATCCATCTGTGGTTCTAGAAATGTATGTCCTTATTGTGCCTTTATTGGCAATGAAGTCTTTGCCTGTTGCTGGTCCTAGACCTGCAGTGCAGACATATACAGAGCTAAGGCTGGAGGACCATGTGTTGACATTGCAGGTGGGATACTTAACGAGGTGCCCTTGTGTACGAGTTCTGCATTTACTCCATCTCCTTTAAATGTACCAGTTGTGTAGTCAAGTGTATACCAGAACATTCAAGTACAGACATGCGGCAAACAGGCACCATAAAAATCCCCTCATACGCACTAAATCAGTAATGCAAATGCACCACAATGCACATTGCAGTCAAAACCCATGTTACATTGCATAAAAACATTATTTGTAAGGATACAACAACCATGTGGTGATTTGTACCACTATGTATTGTGGTACAAATGAGCCCCCCTCATTAGCAAGATAGGTCTGTCATGAGTGTACCTTTGTTAGTCTAAATGCCACTAACCAGTAGAGTTACTACATCGGCCAGAAATCACGCTTCACAGTACTGTCCAATGCAGTTGAGAGGGCAGATGTTTGTAAGGcagatgctggttttggctgtaaACTCCTTGGACAGAAACACTCTCCATGGGACTGTGCCATGTGGGTGGATTGATGTGAATGAAATAAGGTACGATAAGAAAAGATACTTAATTTTAggtatatgtttatatatatggAGCCACAAAGTTCTTTCTCTCCTTAGATGCGGCCGTCTAGTGTATCACCTGGGTCTGCCTTATTCCTTCCTGTCTTTCCAATATGTAGAAGAATCTATTAAGATTGCATACTGTGAAAACAAGTGTGGAAACTGCTCTTACACGGTATTTTCTTGTTTAATCCTGTATATACTAGGAATGGAAATTGGATTTGACTGGTACTTAAAAAAAACTATTCCAGTGTGATTAATCCAAAAAGATGTGATTTAGAATTTACACATTTCATGTGTCTTGGCAGAgagcttttaaacatttttcaaagtgagTTATGATTTATAATAAACTGTTTATCTGAATTCGTGCCCTTGATAGAAATGCAAATCATTTTCAGAAATCTAAATGCAATCTTGGAGGCTAATTCTGTTTCTGAAGTTATGTACAGCTAGTGAGCAATTAGCTACTCTAGTTTTTTGGGGACAGGTAGGTACttcagtagtaattttttttaagacctgGGAATCAAATCTGAGCTGCTTTGAGTTACTATTCCTTTTAGTTTACATTTAAACACAGCATACAacagttactttaaaaaagtGATAATACAAGCTGACaaattattgttactgttatAAAAGAAGGGTAGCTTTGTTTTACATGTAACTAAAGATCAGAACTACTTTAAGGATTATCAAGAAATGTACATACGTAGTTATGAAATTTCAATGAGAAGAATAACTTTTGATTCCATCATACAGTTTTCCAGCTAAATGGAGGCCTCAGGCAGGTCAGACGTGGGATCCTAGAAAAAGAATACTTTTTATTAGCAATTACTTGAATTATAATTCTTAAAAGTTTACATTAAGAGCCCTGTCTAGTTATTAGTGGTGTTGCAAAACAATGTTCTTTTTGATACATTCAAATCTCTCTTCAGCGAAGTAgcccaaataatttaaaattgggTTTCATGTTCTGCAAAAAGTTAAGATAATTGATGTTTTACAACTAGTTTAATTAAATATAATGTCTTATATTTAATGCaaacttctgttttgcaggaaccTGATATTGGTGGTATATGTGAAAATATCACTAAAAACGCAGAGGAAAAGCTAGCAGAGCTAGAACCCAAACCAACTGGTCAACATTCACATCACCACAACCTCCACAGACATAGACAGCAGCACCACCATCGCGAGGGCAGTCGTCATTCCAAAAATGAGAACCAGCAGGCTCCTTCTGAAACTCAAAGACATCATCCTCACAGCGGTCGGCGTCATAGAGTCTTTGGCCATAACAGACATGATCAGACAGGTAGTCATGCACAGGTAGACACTGTTCCTCAAGGAGAAAGTGTGGAAATTACACAAGataaaaagctatgaaaaaaagggaaaaacagctgtaaaaaccAGTTAACTTGAAACTGGCAGACAGCATCAGACTCAACTTCTAGTAGCTGATGCTGTCATTGTCGACACCTTTTGTTTGAAGAGCTAGGAAATTCTGTCACTTGACAGTGTCGTGGAGCACTTCCAAATTCTTGCAGGTGACATGGCCAACTGTCAGCAGAGGACATCACTGAATCTTGACAGTGACGTCTGCTGACTGCTGCCTGACAGtcaccagcagcaggagcaagtgAAACTAGTGACACCTGACAGTGACAGGAAAAGGCAAGAAACTGAGCCTGAAAAACAAACTAAGCACCTTAAAAATGCAAGGGAGTCCTACCTAAATTCATATAGTTGCGAGAGTGGAAACATGATCAGATTAAGTGGTTTTATTGCCCCCAATTAAATATTGTACTAAGACAGGTGTGTAGAGTTAAAATATTGCAGAGAACTAGACTTTTAGAGCAGTGCTTTTAGAATTACACAATAACTGTCAAATTCCATCAGTGAAAAGCTTCATAATTTAGAGGAATTTAATTGACCttagtttgtttttcagttgCACTGGGAAGGTGTCAGCATTCTTGATTAATTTGTCTGTCTTGTTTCTCTTCTAACATTCTGTTTGCATTTGTGAGGGCAGGAGCATAAACTATGACCTAGGGGCTCCTGTCTGATGTTTTGCAATCAAGAATAGAAGATAACCAAAAcagatattttaataattttttattaagaaGATGGAATGTattcaaaagttgttttttttttttcctaacctagGGATACTAATTATGTACAAGAAAAGCTTATTCTAAAGTAACGTGCCAAGATAACTTTTTATCTCAAATGTAAGATACAAGCAGTAATTGCagtattttaaagtaacagaTTTATATACTTAACTTTTGTGGCTTAGGTACAGTATCGGGGCCCATTAATATATACTACTACAGATTGTAAAATCCCACTAAATCAGTAAGATTGTGCCTAAAGTGAGAAGCAGTGTTAACAACTCTCCATGCAGAATCAGTATCAGTATCAAAAAGAGGGAGGGGCAGAACAAATTTAATCTTGGTTTAAAGTTTATCTTTGTTTAGAACAGTGCTGAATGTGATAAATCTCTATGGATTAGTAAGATAAGATACCACTTAAACTTTTGTAACTTCTCTGTAGCTTAGCATTCCTAACCTTGGATTAACTGAGTTAAAGTAAAAATGTAGTTGTCTGAAGGATTCCTGCGTGAAGAGAACACTCAAGAAAGGAAAACTGCTTTGAAAGTGTACACCATAATTAATGATGATTTAATAGGGAAATTATTACTCCTACGAAACCTGAATCTTTTTATTGTGAATGCTGATTAGCAAGAAAGTAGCCATGAATATACACAGAATGCATGCCTTTGGAATATTTGACAAGActgttttcaataaaaaatatCCCATATTTCTTCATATCTTGTTTTTACTTTCAGGTGCACAGCTTGAAATACACTGTTTCTATTTCTCATAGTATCTCCTACTGAAATACTTCATGTGATCTACTCAAAATCGCCTCCGTTTGAAGTGCAGGTTTTGGCCTTTATTAAGACGTTGCTCTAAGTCTCTTATGGTGTTTTGGAGAATTTCaatttccttgtttttctcctcCTGGAGATGCTGGAGCTTCTGTAAAAAATGCAAGCAACGGCACCATTGTTAAACATCACATAGAATTATGTACCAATACAACATGTTATTACTAATGAGAAATACTCTAATAAGGatatttttctcagtattttgttATCACAAAACTACAAAGATGACTTCCCCAGATTCCTATTTTTGTGACATCCCAAAGTCCCAAGCCTACAAAACCAATAATGCACATACATAATTTATATCACAGTCATTTATGACAGTTCTATCTTAAGTTCCCAGGTTAACTAAAACTGTTGTAAAACCACTTCACATGTGGGCTTTTGTTGTTGTGAACCCCAGCTATAACAACATCAGTGCAAAGAGACATGAAATTAGTTGTCTAAAGGCGGGAGGGGTGTGTGGGAGAGTAAGATGGACCCCTAACACATGAAACTCCACCCCTCTACACTCCTCCATTCCCAAAGTCTTGTTGCAGAACAGACACAGTAGACCACCAAGGAAGTGCTGTGTCAAACAGGCTGTAACAGTATTTAGTATCTGCAGACTACAGGCTATTAAAGCACATACCCTTCGATAGATACTTTGTGGCAAGACAGAAGCATCTGAATATGATTTTGTTGCTTTATTCTGAACTCTTGCTAATTTAGCATTGAACtaaaagaattgggaaaagaCAAAACATTAAGAATCAACAGGGAAAAAAGTATGTTAAATAATACAAgtataattttaacttttttttagttCGATTTTGTACCTGAAAGTAGCAATAGCAAGCTTTTCTACAATTTAATCCTAGGATAATGAAGCTACTtaagtttattttcaaaagtcatgtttcttaaaaaaatgccTCAAAATATTGCAATAAGTAAATAGTAGAAATATGATAAACCAAATACATTTAGACAAACAGGataattgctaaaaaaaaaaaaatatttgaaggctCCACAGCTGCATGTCTGCAGGAAGGAAGAATGCAGAGGATGCTAAAACCTCTGAAACCGTTGCCCTTCTCTCATGTTCCAAAAGCAACTCATCCTGAGCACTTTCACAccttacttattttttaatatgtgaaAGGTTCAAAGTATTTCCTTAATTGTTTCTGTAATGATAGTGGCTTAAAACCTCAACTGTGAAATATATGTTGAATTCTATGACTCAAATATCTGCAGGATTAAAAGTCTTTAAGCTCTTGgaagtttataaaaaaatgtatcttccTAGCATTCAGAAATtgaataaaaataagcagaaaacatatttttttttttttatagctcaAAAACTagcaaagttttcaaaataatttactttaaaacaaGAACACAGCAAACTTCAGTCTCTCTATACAGTAGGTAGAACTTGATTCCTGAGCTGAAGTGACGCATACCATTGTAGAAGGGACCACATGCCACTGATCTTTGTTAAGATGATAGGTTTTTTAAGTTCTCTAGATTCTATCATATTACTTTGTTAAGTACTAATTAACATTTTTCACTACACAGTCTCGTTAATTCAGCTTTGTAATGCATACCTCTACCTGCAgtttaattatttcattctgcttctcttcattttgaattttcagcTGTCTAGTTAACTctaatattttcagttcttttttctctctctgttctctATACTCCACTTCTTTTACTTCAACTAGTAACACAGTAACACCAAATACAATGATTATAGAAGATGTTTATATagaaaaattacataattttccaaatattaaaaCTTTCTTGAACAGCAGACCaatatttcacaggaaaaaaatttcagtcaagcaaaaaacatactttaaaacTATGTGAAAACCACCCTGTCTCATCCCAGTAGGATGGAGTCTCTTTAAAGAAGCATCACCTTTTACAAAGAGTTTGGCTTTTTTCAGCTAAATGGATGACCAAAAAATCCTACTCTTCAAGGCTATGCCAGTAATGgaaaaaattaatactgaaatCAGTCTTTTCTTGTTGCAGTATTATTTATTTGTGAAAATAACATCCTGCTCTCCTGAACATAGCTGGAACAGAGACTCTAACAGCCGTCTAGCTTATAGTTCAAAGCAATTTTCCAGTCAACATTTAACCCAAAATTTCATTCCTTCAGATTTTTAGGTCCAAGTACCCAGTGTCTGTTCTACCTATTTGGGAATTTCTGCTCATCCTGTGTTGCTATACTATTGCCTCATTGCCACTGTCTACTCTCTTGagcaaagaaaaaattctgttaaaCACTGTCCACTTCTGGCTTTTGTATGTTTCCACTAGGAAGTGGAACTTGTACTTATCCTAGATGAAGTATAGCTCCTACAAGTTACAACATGTTTTACCCAATGGTATAGCATTCAGTCTTCAGagaacttacatttttttcttatatcgCAATTCAACTGTGTTATTTCTGATTTGTggtcttcttctttttttttaatttctatcgTAAGTTTCTCAATCTGATCTTTATATTCCTGTGAATGTAAAAAGCTTCATAAAAATCTTGAGGTGTCTGTGCTTTTAGCcttctgcaaagcacagcactgatGTAAAAATGCACTTGTTTTATCCTCTGTGTAATAAATTCAAAATGCCCAATTACTTCTAACACAATCTGGCTGAAGTCCACAGATGAAAAATGTAGCAGATTTCATTGTATTACAGCTATCAGTTAATATAAAATTAGAAATTGTACTTACTAGGAGAACAGGCAAATGGAGAGGTAATATTC harbors:
- the SELENOP gene encoding selenoprotein P is translated as MWAGLGLVLALCLLPGGGTEIQNCKEAPEWRIGEENPMLNSRGSVTVVALLQASUYLCLLQASRLEDLRVKLENEGLVNIWYMVVNHKGTYSQRKFHLLKESVSDHITVYQQDEEQADVWTTLNGNKDDFLIYDRCGRLVYHLGLPYSFLSFQYVEESIKIAYCENKCGNCSYTEPDIGGICENITKNAEEKLAELEPKPTGQHSHHHNLHRHRQQHHHREGSRHSKNENQQAPSETQRHHPHSGRRHRVFGHNRHDQTGSHAQVDTVPQGESVEITQDKKLUKKGKNSCKNQLTUNWQTASDSTSSSUCCHCRHLLFEELGNSVTUQCRGALPNSCRUHGQLSAEDITESUQURLLTAAUQSPAAGASETSDTUQUQEKARNUAUKTN
- the CCDC152 gene encoding coiled-coil domain-containing protein 152, with the protein product MNHSHEETMKKISVVNLDKLLDNFSEIEKNISEINEANKLLVLQLEKCNRLLTLSQSKEESVKEECTTLQNVIKGLTQTIENQCNVKDENDRLKGTIHILEEKLKACELEYKDQIEKLTIEIKKKEEDHKSEITQLNCDIRKKFEVKEVEYREQREKKELKILELTRQLKIQNEEKQNEIIKLQVEFNAKLARVQNKATKSYSDASVLPQSIYRRKLQHLQEEKNKEIEILQNTIRDLEQRLNKGQNLHFKRRRF